From the genome of Candidatus Methylopumilus turicensis, one region includes:
- the rplA gene encoding 50S ribosomal protein L1, with protein MAKISKRNVALQSKVDRDKIYQVADALALVKETATAKFDESVDAVVNLGIDARKSDQLIRGALVLPNGTGKTKRVAVFAQGAQAEAAKAAGAEIVGFEDLAEQVKGGMLDFDVAIATPDAMRIVGQLGQVLGPRGLMPNPKVGTVTPDVAKAVKDAKAGQVQYRTDKGGIIHCTIGRASFTVDALQQNLAALVDALNKAKPASSKGQYLKKVSVSSTMGVGVRVDQSNLV; from the coding sequence ATGGCTAAGATTTCTAAACGTAATGTAGCGCTTCAATCAAAAGTTGATCGCGATAAAATCTATCAAGTGGCTGATGCATTGGCATTAGTAAAAGAAACGGCAACTGCCAAATTCGACGAATCAGTTGATGCAGTTGTGAATTTGGGTATTGATGCACGTAAATCAGATCAATTGATCCGTGGCGCGCTTGTATTGCCAAATGGTACAGGTAAAACAAAACGTGTTGCAGTGTTCGCACAAGGCGCACAAGCTGAGGCTGCTAAAGCGGCTGGTGCTGAGATTGTTGGTTTTGAAGATTTAGCTGAGCAAGTTAAAGGCGGCATGTTAGATTTTGATGTCGCAATTGCTACGCCTGATGCAATGCGTATCGTTGGTCAACTTGGTCAAGTGTTAGGCCCACGTGGTTTGATGCCTAACCCTAAAGTTGGCACAGTAACGCCTGATGTTGCTAAAGCAGTTAAAGATGCTAAAGCGGGTCAAGTGCAATACCGTACAGACAAAGGTGGCATTATTCACTGCACAATCGGCCGCGCTTCATTTACGGTTGATGCGTTGCAACAGAACTTGGCTGCGCTAGTTGATGCTTTGAATAAAGCAAAACCAGCGTCATCAAAAGGTCAGTATTTAAAGAAAGTATCAGTCTCTAGCACCATGGGTGTTGGGGTGCGTGTAGATCAATCTAATCTAGTTTAA
- the rplJ gene encoding 50S ribosomal protein L10 — MSLNLEQKKAVVVEVSEQVSTAQAIIVAEYRGLQVGHMTELRAQARKSGVYLRVLKNTLVRRAVEGTPFSGLANEMVGPLVFGISSDPVSAAKVLSDFAKANDKFIIKAGAMPNQVMDANAVQALAALPSRDELLAKLLGTMQAPVAKFVRTLNEVPTKFVRGLAAVRDQKAA, encoded by the coding sequence TTGAGTCTTAATCTTGAACAGAAAAAGGCAGTAGTTGTTGAAGTCAGCGAGCAAGTCTCGACGGCCCAAGCAATCATCGTAGCTGAGTATCGTGGCTTACAAGTGGGTCATATGACCGAATTGCGCGCTCAAGCCAGAAAATCAGGCGTATACCTTCGTGTATTGAAAAATACATTGGTACGCCGTGCAGTTGAAGGCACGCCATTTTCTGGTTTAGCAAACGAAATGGTTGGCCCATTAGTGTTCGGTATATCTTCCGATCCAGTATCAGCCGCTAAAGTACTTAGCGACTTTGCTAAAGCTAACGACAAATTCATTATTAAAGCTGGTGCAATGCCTAACCAAGTGATGGACGCTAATGCCGTTCAAGCACTTGCTGCGTTGCCAAGCCGTGACGAATTGTTGGCTAAATTGCTCGGCACTATGCAAGCACCTGTTGCTAAATTTGTACGTACGCTTAATGAAGTACCTACAAAATTTGTGCGTGGTCTTGCTGCAGTGCGCGATCAAAAAGCCGCGTAA